From the genome of Monomorium pharaonis isolate MP-MQ-018 chromosome 1, ASM1337386v2, whole genome shotgun sequence:
attttttaatttatgtacttTATATGATACACGTGAAAATATACTGtagtaaagtaaaattaataaattcttgtcATAGTATTTAGAGTTTGTGAACAAAACTATGATACTAacttcatatattaatatgaaaaaataaattttattgtcaagGCACAGCATAGAATTGAATACTAAAATCCTGgctaaagtattatttttctcaataaacTTTCTTTACAGTTTTTCGAGGAGAGGAGGAATATAGATGCTAGTTagcatcaaaaatattaaattgcttgTCAATTTATTTTGTGACATTACGTTCCAGCTTTATGTAAGGACAGTGTTTTAAGACCAACAAATATGCGGCGCTCAGTTCGCGTGAGCTATGTTTCGTATATAAATTcacacaaataattaataggcACTAAGAACCACCATAGATTTTCTGCAGACCAACATAGGTATTTCTATATATCCTTGTTTGAATACTAGATATTGTCACTAAGTTTGATTCTTATCCAGCATTGgctctaataataaatatttccttgTTCCCAAATTGAGAATGTCATACTgtcctatatatattttcatatataatattatacaaattttctttttacttaaaaaaataataacttgatCAACAAAcacaaaaaacattgtaatgTCTTGGAATAAAAAGTCATCATACAGCAGATAAAAGGTATTTATGAAGAACGCGATAAAGAAAAGGTGATAATAAACAAGTGCCCAAAAGTTAGAAGTtcattacttattataataaaattgaaataagttgaaataatattaaacctGTGCGTTCATCTACACGACGTAACATTGCGTCGTATTTCTGTTTCCATTTCTTATATGTAGCTTTCGATACCATGTCCTTGTTGAAGTTTCTTTGTAACCATAGtttgtatctttttctttccatgTTGTATTCAGTGTTTCAATATTCACTGCAATTCAATGCAACAAACAAAATTAGCAATATACAACAGTATTTTACTACAtcaattttacaacaaaaacacagataaaaatattaattaattttatgacaaaactataaaagactacaaatgttttgaattaatttgcatACATTTCAACACATTGTTACGTTCAAGtaaagtgaaaaaataatgcatgtTTATGGCATATGAAAGAGATTGATTAGGTTTATTTATTCGcttgaaataaaacataaagaaataaagcctctataaaaagtgcaaaagcatatatttgttacatatgtGCAAAGGCCTCACTATGCAAAACaagttgatttttattgtaaagcaGGATTGATAAAGTGTGTTGCTCACGagctttcctctttttctctttcttctaccTTATtcgaatgaaagagagaaagaattactCGCGAGCAACATTTCGTCAGACCTATTGTAAagttatgtacatatatacaataacgttgatacttattaaaatgataaaaaatcttaCCTTGAATACCGTAAAATGATCTCTGCTATCTGCTTCCAATGACtgcgtataattttaatggaaGGGGGGTATTTTCAAGGTAAGATGTACATACAGGTTAGCAATGCAGTCTTTCAAAATCTGAATGTCACATACTTCAAACGCAAATATTCGAAAGTCACAGAAATATGTGACTTCTTTCCGCGAATGCACTGCACAAGACGTAAATCACGTAGTtacgtattataaattacgtaTTACACAATATAACCTGAGTCAGGTATAAATATCAACGGCCGCCTCGTGGCGTCATGATATTAgacctgttctttttagctgcactgatgcactggtgcaacaagttaaagtgagacaaatatattttttctcattctaacttgttacaccagtgcagcagtgcagcgaaaaagaacagaccaattgTACCTTATGGCTTTCGTTTTCGGTACGAACTACGAACACGTGCGTCCCGGCTGCACGTGACGTGCAGTCAATGATTGGGCGCACGGTATTGGTAGCCGGCAGGCAATATCGTTCTCGATTCTCGGTGCCTGGCGAATGTGATTTTCTCTGCTTTCGCGTGCTCGGTAATTTCGACGTCCTTAGTCCTGATATCATTTCTTGAGCTGTGTATTCGCGTTCGGTTCTCTTGCCTGCATAGCATTAATCGATTCTCGCGTCGTTTAAATCTGAGCGATTTCTCGTGTTCGATTTCTGCCCAAACCGGCATTTTCGTGTTCACGCGACGTGTGTGTGTTGACCGTCCACATTGCGTGGGCCGAAACATGTATGCGTACGTGCGGATTCCGCCAACAAAAAATGTCCACGAGTTTCGGAAAGTTGTGCCGgtgaaagatattaaaaggTTCAATTCACAAAATCCACTTAATCCGCgacaattgtataaaattaagcaCAATGGAGATATCATCGTAGGTCACGTTCTACGTACTGcaagtaagtaaaaaaattatattgtcttatatatttaaattttttattgtaccagattatcaaaaatttcctgaaaaaattcctttaaaaaaacatttaatgcaacagattttttatataaatttattgttaaatatttttattattaatttattatcattatttgtaGATACCAAGAGCGAATTGGAAGCAATGGTGGCAGGAAAAAGGATGAATGTCCCACCGTCACAACATCTACTGTCACCATCTGACAGCTTTAGCACTGATATTGAAAACTCACCAAAGTCTGCTAAGGTACGTTAATATACTAAGAAACAATAGCCTTGTTCGTTTTGTCTATTCTGGGTCTACTCGGAGCAAACCCAAGCAGACCAATGCATACtttaataggttggcgtcatcggaatcaattAGAGTGCGTTGATCTGCTTGGGTTTGCTCCGAGTAGACCCAGGACAGACAAAACGAACAAGGCTAATGACTCTacagtaaatttattatgttttttttatagaggAAAGGTGAAAATTTAGAACATATAAAACAACATAGGCTAAAGCAATTAAAAGAACGTCAGGCTTTGTGTGCAATTAATGCACAGTCTGTTGAAGAATACCAGGTATGAAAATttgacacaaatttttataaacttgatATAAAGTGATTTATGGAATTATGACaaacacattattaaataGGAACATAGCACTTGCCGCAACAGCAGCTCGCCGACTTCCAATATTGAAATAGAAGATTTAAAACATACTATAAACGCATATAAAGCCcaatgtgattttttaaaagacaGTCTccagagaaaagaaaaaataattgcggAAAAGGAGGAATggattgttaaacaaaaagataTGGAAGTAACTATTGCGGCATTACAGAAAGAAGTACAAACATTACGCCGATTGAATATTGAATTGCAGGAAGCTGCAATcttaaaaggaaaagaaatccAAAGTtcgtatatatagatatatatatgtttaatatacacAACATAGCAgctatattgtataatatgaaataataatacaattattattatgtaattgatCACTTTTTTACAGATTTCAATGAAGGCAACAATTTAAATGTGGTTACAGGAAACAACCTAACAGTGTTAAATAAACATCCGGCAGTTGGTTATATAACGCCTGATAATAAAAGCGTAAGTGATTTCAATGTTTGCAAGATTAATTTACAGATATTTCTCTACTTACAACAGGATTACGTTCGTAATACTTTGTTTgtaaatcgaatttatttgtaagttgAATGAatagcatttatattttatgtagtttatatgataaatgaaactttatttaagcaaaataattataactaaaaaCGATTACAGatctatttagaaaataacgaaacaaaatgtttttctaaattatttttaatacatttaattattattataaaattaatatttagcttAAACACAGATTAATTTCAccaagtgattaaaaaataagatttttttcttaaaaataaaacttaatataacatttaatattataaaaataatatttaatttaaatcattgATTAACGAGTGTTTTgttagattaattataattaatctacttgtttatttttagtcaataGCATACCGGTTGTACATAAAtccgaaaatttataaattgagaTAGTCACAAGTAGAGGGATATCTGTACTTATCTTCAAGTTTTCCAAATTTCctgaatattttctaaaatttataacattcgCGTGGgaaaacactttttaaaatttatttcatatatttattattgtacatttaGTCATTCGTAACTtccatgtaaaaaattattttttaattttctttttaataaatatttatatatttaacaacatcaaatagtaattaaacagatatgaaaaaatgtctttaagtttgcgttattataaattgaatttttatttataactataatatttatttgttttgaccatttttatgtaatatacaataataaattacaatagtctttttcagatatatgttacgcaaattattgaaaaaattttaataagttaaatttaaattttcaatgtaaaaataaattattaattaaaaatatagattaaaaaaaacatcaacTGATTGGATAGTTTTGCAAACAGTACCACAGAATTTTACATAATGAAGcaaactaatatttataaaagattgttatctaaacaattttaacttttgttattGCTCCCCGCAATAATAACCTTTGGAAATCTGCCcaagttttttattacaatattttctttatatgtcATATCTACGaatgtaatataacaattaaatcttGCAGATTCATCTTGGATATGGCGAATACTTGCCCAAAACTGCATATGTTGCAGCTGCTTGCGATTGCAGAAGGCCTGCAATTTTTGTTCGGCAAATCGCGATTTGTCTGTTTTCTTTGGAGACGCTTTTAAACAGCACTGTAACAGGCAAAGGAAGTAACCGAAATAGAAATTCTAAAAAGCCGGAAAATGCCTTAGattgcaacaaaattttagCGATTAAAGGTAATCAtgtgtaatatgtaatttcgTATTATCTCATCAatgatttctttctcttttattattgtttttctttgtataatcgcttttcttattattagacgacgaataaaatatatcataaaacaGTCAACccttaacattttttacaaccaCAACGatattgagattttaattttttgctgaaattGCAACCGGTGGTGTACAAagtaatcatatttatatctacgaagataaatttaattctctttaaCATTAGAAACTATATTAatgcttttaaatatatgtatctaattatatttgcgATAATAGAAGAAAACACTGGTCTAAACATTTTTGCTGGAAACATTTGTTTTAGAGCAAAGGCTGCAACtcaaataaatgaaaacaaagttttctaattttattgttgcatattttgcattattttacaatttatttagaaattttgtttgttaaagTCGCTATTAGTCTTCAAAATAACATGTCATTGTTTAAGGGTAACATAAGACATGTTATTTGAAGaccaataacaattttaacaaacaattaaaatttctcatgtaatttacaaaatattgcaaaatacacaataaaattagtaaacatttgtaatatgtacctacgttttattttttgcaaaagttaGAGTTGAATTGAGTTGAGTTGCAGCTTTAGTTGTGTTGACGAGGCCCTTTGTTCTAAAACGAATGtcttcaacaaaattaaaaaacattcagtgtatcttttatttttgacaaattgtAATGGAGCAAACATTTGAAAGCAccaatttctaattaatattcaagagaattaaaattatttccacaGATAAATATGGATACTTTGTATAATACCGAttgtaactttaataaaacattgaaatttcaatattattgtaaaaaaagtaaagggCTGATTGTTtaagagtaaattttattctttgcctaacaatacaataacattttattttctaattctctttgataatatactattaagtactcttcttttctttagCTATATACTATCATTATTTAACGGTTGAAAAACAAATTCCACCAGCAGAGGCGGACAAATTGGTGGAAAAAACTAGAAATATTTTAgctaaatttatatcttcCTTAAAAGATTGTAagcaattttgtttcaaaatgcGACTATTACAGTTACAACTTCTTTATTGAGATGTTTTTGTACcgacatatttataatataaacatttttcagcGCATACATGTACTACAGAAAAAGAAACTCATGCAATGGATGAGGTTCTCAATTCAGAAGAAGAATTGGACATCGAACAAAACATTGAGCAAAATGTTGAATCGAATATTCAACGGGACACTGATGAATCGAACATCGACTCGTTAAGAATGGAAGAAGCTGCACAAGTGCCTAATGAGGAGACATCTACATCGAATGAAAATGACAACGATCCGGACTTTGCTGTCCTTATCCCAGCCGAGTCATCAGACAGTGGTgggtacaaataaatataatacttatttttcgAAACCACTTATACTtatcacaatttcttttttccagaTTCTGATTAAACCGTGAAGGTTTTGGGACATTTTAGTGTCAAGAGtcaagattatatttatatctattataaatattaagtgtttttatttaacattttatttttacattttttatttttacaagtatcttttgtttaactttatctgattttttatgttttgtttgattataatttttaatcgaaagttttttattaatactttatgttAGATacttgattattaatattaatgttattttttgtttttttataaattttaattggtatttttatttgtaatattaataaaagttatagtaacaattatatgtatggtaaataaaaagtatagtaattatatagtaaataaaaaaacgtttatcTATAaccattgaaatttattatcctttcctattttcataaaattgtgtgtgtgtgtgtgagtgagtTTGGTCATTACGGGATTCATTggaatttaaaacaataattttctaaaccATCTAATGCCATACAATTCCATAACCTCTACGGATTCCATAGGATTGAATGGgattgaaaatttcttttttggaTTCCATGGGATTAGATCATCTCATTTCGAATCCCATCTAATTCCATCTAATTCCGTCAAAAAAGGAATTCaaaggtattaaaaatttttaatacctttGAATCCTTTTTCGTTTGCTGggttatttacaaatattttatttattaatttgtctatcaagtttctattataacgtatatctaacgcatatctaacgtatatctatttacagtatatcttaatttactatgcacttgtattacaaattcaaaaaatttattgtaaacattattattagtttcacattagtgaa
Proteins encoded in this window:
- the LOC118645099 gene encoding uncharacterized protein LOC118645099 isoform X1, whose amino-acid sequence is MYAYVRIPPTKNVHEFRKVVPVKDIKRFNSQNPLNPRQLYKIKHNGDIIVGHVLRTANTKSELEAMVAGKRMNVPPSQHLLSPSDSFSTDIENSPKSAKRKGENLEHIKQHRLKQLKERQALCAINAQSVEEYQEHSTCRNSSSPTSNIEIEDLKHTINAYKAQCDFLKDSLQRKEKIIAEKEEWIVKQKDMEVTIAALQKEVQTLRRLNIELQEAAILKGKEIQNFNEGNNLNVVTGNNLTVLNKHPAVGYITPDNKSIHLGYGEYLPKTAYVAAACDCRRPAIFVRQIAICLFSLETLLNSTVTGKGSNRNRNSKKPENALDCNKILAIKAIYYHYLTVEKQIPPAEADKLVEKTRNILAKFISSLKDSHTCTTEKETHAMDEVLNSEEELDIEQNIEQNVESNIQRDTDESNIDSLRMEEAAQVPNEETSTSNENDNDPDFAVLIPAESSDSDSD
- the LOC118645099 gene encoding uncharacterized protein LOC118645099 isoform X2, whose translation is MYAYVRIPPTKNVHEFRKVVPVKDIKRFNSQNPLNPRQLYKIKHNGDIIVGHVLRTANTKSELEAMVAGKRMNVPPSQHLLSPSDSFSTDIENSPKSAKRKGENLEHIKQHRLKQLKERQALCAINAQSVEEYQEHSTCRNSSSPTSNIEIEDLKHTINAYKAQCDFLKDSLQRKEKIIAEKEEWIVKQKDMEVTIAALQKEVQTLRRLNIELQEAAILKGKEIQNFNEGNNLNVVTGNNLTVLNKHPAVGYITPDNKSIHLGYGEYLPKTAYVAAACDCRRPAIFVRQIAICLFSLETLLNSTVTGKGSNRNRNSKKPENALDCNKILAIKAHTCTTEKETHAMDEVLNSEEELDIEQNIEQNVESNIQRDTDESNIDSLRMEEAAQVPNEETSTSNENDNDPDFAVLIPAESSDSDSD